A region of the Myxococcus stipitatus DSM 14675 genome:
CCGGTCGACGAGCGCGGCGTACTTCTCATCCGCCTGCCGCAACAGCTTCGGCCCCGAGTCACACCCGATGGGAACTACCAGACAAAGCGCGAGTGAAAGCGCGGCCCGAAGCCGCCGGAAGGCAATCCACATGACGCGTAGGTACCTCCTGCTGGCCTCTGGAGGGAAGCGCGGCTAGGGTTCCGCCCCGTGCAGCCCATCCTTCTCGCCTTCTTGCTCGGCCTGTCACAGGGCCTGCTCCACGCGGTGGGGCCGGACCACTGCGCCGCCGTGGCCACCCTGGGGACCCTGAACGGGGGCCGCCGCCGCGCCGCCATCATCACCGCCTTCCGCTTCGCGCTGGGCCACGCGGCCATGCTCGGCGGCATCGCCGCGGTGTGCCTGATGGCGGGCGTGGGCCTCTCGGAGACCTTCGAGCGCTGGGCTGAAATCTTCGGCGGCGCCGTCCTGGTCGCCCTCGCGGTGGCCGCGCTCCTGTTCCCCAACACGATGAACCACGGCCACCCGCACCTGCCCGGCCACGCCCAGGAGCCCCACGAGCACGTGCACACCGTCAGCACCGCCGCGGGCGCGCTGATGGCCATCAGCGGCGTGCGCTCGCTGCTCCTCGCCCTGCCCCCACTGCTCGTCGGCGGCAGCATGAGCCTGGCGGCCTGGACCTACCTGCCCGGCTTCGCGCTGGGCATCCTCATCGGCATGGGCACCGTGGGCCTGCTCTTCGCCGAGGGCATCACCCGCCTCAACGACCGCATCACCGCGTGGGTGCAGCGTGTCGTCGCCGTGGGCTCCGCGGCGCTCGGCCTGTTCTGGATCGGCTCGCGGCTGGTCGGCGGCTGAAGCAGCACCCCCGGCTCCGGGCGCCCCCACGTCATGGGGCGCCTCGTCGAGCCAGCGGCACCGGACTACGAACGCTTGTCCAGGATGCCCAGCGACATCATCGCCACCAGGAAGCCGTAGACGACGTGCTCGGGGCGGTTGGCGAAGGCCAGCAGCTCCGCGACGGTGCGGTTGCCGTCGATCTTGGGCAGCAGCTCCGCCTCCCACCGCTCCAGCTCCACCTCGTTGAGCTGGTAGGCGGGCGCCACGGCGGGGATGAGCCGGTCCTCGGGCTGCAGCAGCCGGCGCAGTCGCTCCGGCTTGTAGAGCTTCTTGATGCCTCGGACGATGAGGTTCGCCGGGTGCACGTCCAGCTTGATGGACTCCGAGCTGGCCTTCTCCCGGAAGCTCATCAGGTACGTGCCCTCGTCCCACGCGAAGAGCGAGTAGATGACGGCCTTCACCTGCTGGCCCACGTAGTAGAGCCGCTCGGTGTCCTTGAGCAGTCCGCGCTCCACGAGCACGTCACCCGTGCGGCGGTTCGTCTGCCCCGCCACGGCGGAGGCGTCCTGGAGCTGCTCGGGCTTGATCTTGCCCACGCGCACCAGGAACTGACCGAACCGGTCCGCCAGCAGGTTCGACAGGGCGAACACCGGCATGCCCTTCTCGAAATAGACGACCTTCTTCACCTTGCCCTTCTGCACGCCCAGCTCCCCCGTCTCGCGAGACAGGTAGTAGGCGGTGAGCAGCGCGGGCAGGTTGTCCTTCAGCTCGCCCCGGCGGCTGCCCGGAGGCCCCGAGCCCACGGGCGGAGGGTCCGGCGGACGCCCCGGCGTGGGGGGCCGCACCTGGGTGGCCGGCACCTTCTGCATGGGGCTGGCGGTGAGGTTGGCGCCGCGAATCTCCGCGGTGATGTTGCCGCCGCCGGTCACCTTGATGCGGCCGGTCAGCTCCATCACGTCCTGCGGGCCCTCCTCCTCGACGTCGATGTCGAGCTCCACCTCGAACGCGTCCTGGAGCGAGCCGGGCGGCGGGGCCTTCTTCTCCGGAGGCAGGACCTTGGTGACGGCCTCCAGCAGCTTCTGCGCCTCGAAGGGTTTCTCGAAGTAACCCGCGGACTGGTACTTCTGCCGGGCCTCCAGCGCGTGCTTGCCGCCCTTGAAGACCCCCGTGATGAACAGCAGCGGCAGCTGCGGGTTGTCCTTCCGCAGCGCATCCGCCAGGTGGTAGCCCATCATGTCCGGCAGCAGGATATCCAAGACAGCCGCGCCTGGAGGCTGGGCCCGAGCCACCTCGATGGCCTGCCTGCCGCGGCTGGCGCCGACAACCTCGTAGCCCGCGTCCTCGAACAGTTGCGTGAGGAGGGAGAGAAGCTCCGGGTTGTCATCGACGACGAGAATTCTAGGGGCGGCCATCGCGGGCCGTACGCTACCAGATGAATGCGAAGGGGTGGGACAATCTACCCCTGACTTCCGGTTTCCACGGTGGATGCATCTATGCCGCCGGGCGGTTAGGGTGGCGCTCCCGTCATGGCTTCTCTCCGTCACATCCTTCGCGCCCCAGGCCTCTTGCTCCTGGCCTGTCTGGCTCTCGCCGTGCCCTCCCTCGCGCTGGCGCAGCAGCAGGATGGCGGCGTCACCGTCCCCCTGCCGGATGCCTCCTCGGGCGAGGGTGGCTCGGACCGGGACAACCCGGAGGGAGAGGACGGAACGGGGCGGGTGCACACGGCCTGCCGCAGCACCCGTGACTGCTCACCACGCTTCAGTTGCGAGGACGGCACCTGCCGCTACACGGGTGTGCGCAAGGCGGAGCAAGTAGGGTGTGTGATGGGCGCCGAGGCCGCGCTCGTGCTGGTGGGGTTGGCGGGAATCGCCCTGCCCCGCCGCAAACGCTAGGGGGGAGGCGCGCATGAGGCTGGGGCTCAAGGCGGACAACCTGCTGGAGCGCGTCGCGGACTGGTTCAACCTGGCGCCGCAGCCCCTGGCCCATGCGTTCTTCGGGATGATGGCGTCGCGCACGCTGATGGCCGGCGTCCGGCTGGGCGTGTACCAGGCGCTGGCGGACGGGGCCGCGACGTCCGAGGCGCTCGCGACGCGGCTGAAGCTGTCGGCGGAAGGCACGCGCTCGCTGATGGAGGCGCTGGTGGCGTGCGAGGCCGTGGAGCGGCAGCGCGATGGCCGCTACCGGCTGGCGTCCCGCTCGAAGCGGTGGCTGGACCCGCGCTCGCCCCAGTACGTGGGGGCCTTCCTGGAGTTCAACTACGCGCAGTGGGACTGGTGGACGGGGCTGGAGGGCGTGGTGCGCTCGGGCGAGGCGGTGGACATCCACGACTTCGCCCCGGAGGACCCGCGCTGGCGCGACTACATCCACGCCATGCACCAGCTCGCCCGGCTGGCGGCCCCGGAGGTCGCCGCGGCCATTCCCCTCCCCCGAGGCGCCCGGAACCTGCTGGACCTGGGCGGCGCGCATGGCTGGTACGCGGCGGAACTGTGCCAGCGGCACCGGGGGCTGAGGGCCACGGTGCTGGATTTGGAGGGCAGCGCCCGCGTGGGCCGGGACATCATCGCCTCCGCGGGGCTGAGCCACCTCGTCACCCACCAGTCCGGGGACATCCTCACCGCCGACCTGGGGGGCATCCACGACGGGGTGCTGCTGTTCCAGGTGATGCACCACCTGACGCCCGCACAGAACGTGGCGCTCCTGCGCCGCATCCGGGGCGCGCTGGCCCCCAAGGGGACCCTGGCGGTGCTGGAGTACCTGCGCGAGGACGTCCAGGCCCCCACCAGCTCCGCGCCCCTCATCGGCCTGCACTACTTCGTGACGTCCGGCGCGGCCGCCTACACGCCCGCCGAGGTGGAGGGCTTCCTGGACGACGCGGGCTACCGCATCGAGAGCAGCCGGCCCATCCGCCACCTCCCCCTCCAGACGCTCCTCATCGCCCGGCTCGACTGACCGGTCCCCCAGCGGGCGGTGGGGCTTGCATTCCGTCCTCCCTCTCGGGGGGCCCGATAGGCTAGCTTCCGCCGCCCGTTTCCCATGCGTCCTGAATCCTCTCTTTCCGCAAGCCCAGCTGACGTGGCGCTCGCCGTCGACCTCGACGGCACCCTGGTGCGCACCGACACGCTGCACGAGAACCTGCTCGTCCTCTTCAAGCGAGCGCCCTGGCTGCTGTTCCTGCTGCCGCTGTGGGTGCTCAAGGGGAAGGCGTACTTCAAGGCGGAGGTCGCCCGGCGGGCCGCGCTGGACGCCCGGCACCTGCCGTACAACGAAGAGCTGCTCGCGTTCCTCCACGAGGAGAAGGCGCGAGGCCGCAAGCTGGTGCTGGCCACGGCGGCGGACCAGCGCATCGCGGACGCGGTGGCCGCGCACCTGGGCCTCTTCTCGGAGGTCCACGCGAGCAACGGCACGGAGAACCTGTCCGGCACGCGCAAGCTGGCGAAGCTGAAGGCCGCGCTGGGCACGTTCGACTACGCGGGCAATGACTCGGTGGACCTGCCGCTGTGGCGCGAGTCGCGCGAGGTCGTCGTGGTCAACGCCCCCTCGGGCGTGCTCAAGCAGGCCCAGGGGCTGGGACGCCCCGTCGCGCGGGTGTTCGAGAAGCCCGCCCGGAGCCCGCGCGTCTGGGTGAAGGCCCTGCGCGTGCACCAGTGGGCGAAGAACGCGCTCGTCTTCGTGCCGATGCTGGCCGCGCACAAGGCGGCCTCGGCGGACCTGCTCACGCAGGCGGCGCTGGGCTTCCTGGCGTTCAGCCTGTGCGCCTCCAGCGTGTACGTGCTCAACGACATGCTGGACCTGGAAGCGGACCGGCGCCACCCGTCGAAGAAGAAGCGCCCGTTCGCGGCGTGCACGCTGCCGGTGAGCGTGGGCGTGGTGCTGGCGCCGCTGCTGCTCATCGCGGGCGCCGCGGTGTGTCTGCTCCTGCCGCCGGCCTTCGGGGCGCTGCTGGCCGCGTACTACGCGCTGACACTGGCGTACTCGCTGCGGCTCAAGCAGGTGGTGATGCTGGACGTGCTGGTGCTGGCGGGCCTGTACACGGTGCGCATCTTCGGCGGCTCGCTGGCGGTGGGCGTGCCCACGTCGAGCTGGCTGCTCATGTTCAGCATGTTCCTGTTCCTCTCGCTCGCGCTGGTGAAGCGGCTGAGCGAGGTGCGCCGGCTGCGCCAGTCCAACGAGACGTCCGCGCACGGGCGCGGCTACCTGTCGCAGGACTACGAGCAGCTCGCGAGCCTGGGCGCCGCGGCCGGACAGGTGTCCGTGCTGGTGCTGGCGCTCTACATCTCCTCCAAGGAGGTGACGGCGTACTACGACCACCCCGAGCGGCTCTGGCTGCTGTGCCCGGTGATGCTCTACTGGGTGGGGCGGGTCTGGGTGCTGGCCCACCGGGGCGAGGTGAATGAGGATCCGCTCGTCTTCGCGCTCAAGGACCGGGTGAGCTACGCGGTGGGGGCCGTCGCGGCGCTGGTGTTGTGGGCGGCCACATGAGAGGTCTTCCTCGATGAAGTCATTGGAGTCCTGGGGGCGCTACCCCCGAGTCGAGCAGCGCACGCAGGCGCTGACGTGGCGCTCGGATGCCTTGCCGGAGGTGTCCGGCCCGGTGCTGCCGCACGGGCTGGGGCGCAGCTATGGCGACTCCTGCCTCAACGGGGGCGGGACGCTGCTGCTCACCTCGGGGCTGGACAGGTTCATCGACTTCGACCCGGCGACGGGCATCGTGCGCTGCGAGGCGGGCGTCTCGCTGGACATGATTCTGCGGCTGGGCGCGCCGCGCGGCTGGTTCCTGCCGGTGACGCCGGGGACCAAGTTCGTCACGGTGGGCGGGGCCATCGCCAACGACGTGCATGGCAAGAACCACCACTGCGCGGGCACCTTCGGCCGGTATGTGCGCCGCTTCGAGTTGGTGCGCTCGGATGGCAGCCGCCGCATCTGCTCGCCGGACGAGAACCCGGACTGGTACGGCGCGACCATCGGCGGCCTGGGGCTGACGGGGCTCATCACGTGGGCGGAGGTGCAGCTCAAGCCCATCAGCAATCCGTACGTGCTCCAGGAGACGGTGCCGCTCGCGAACCTGGATGAGTTCCTCGTCGTCGCGCGCGAGTCGGAAGCGGACCACCAGTTCACCATGGCGTGGGTGGACTGCCTGGCGCGCGGCAAGAAGCTGGGCCGCGGGTTGTTGTACCGAGGCAACTTCGCGCCGCCGCAGTTCGACGGGCTGCCCTTGGCGAAGAGCCACCTGTCGCACGGCATCGGGTTGGCGGTGCCCATGGACATGCCGTCGTTCTGCTTGAACCGGCTGACGGTGTCCGCGTTCAACTGGCTGTACTTCCACCGGCAGAACGGCAAGCCCAAGCAGCGGCTGACGCACTACGACCCGTTCTTCTATCCGCTGGATGCCATCTACGGGTGGAACCGCATCTACGGCAGCCGAGGCTTCCTCCAGTTCCAGTGCGTGGTGCCGTACTCGACGGCGCGCGACGCGCTGAGGGACATCCTGGAGCGGAGTTCGCGGGGGGGCCTGCCCAGCTTCCTGTCCGTGTTGAAGACGTTTGGAGACATTCCCTCTCCGGGTTGGCTGTCCTTCCCGCGCAAGGGCGTGACGCTGGCCATGGACTTCGCCAACCGGGGAGAGAAGACGTACCGGCTGGTGGAGGAGCTGGACCGGGTGACGCGCGAGGCGGGGGGCGCGGTGTATCCGGCGAAGGATGCGCGCATGAGCCCGGAGAGCTTCGCGGCGTACTTCCCGCGCCACACGGAGTTCGCGGGGTATGTCGACCCGGCGTTCTCCTCGTCGTTCTGGCGGCGGATGCACCCGGTGAGCCTGCCCTTCTCGCTGGAGTCCGAGCGAGCCTTGGGGGCTCCGCAACCGCAGTCCGTGCTGGCGCTTCGCTGACCTCTTTTTTTCCGAGATTCCTCAAGCCATGAAGAAAGTGCTCGTCCTCGGCGCCACCAGCGCCATTGCCCAGGCCACGGTGCGGCTGCTCGCCGCGCGAGGGGCCTCGCTGTACCTCGTGGGTCGCAACGCGGCGAACCTGGATGCGGTGACGAAGGATGCCGCCACGCGGGGCGCCGCGAAGGTGGAGTCGAAGGCGGTGGACCTGAACGACTTCGCCACGCATGAGGCGCTGGTGGAGGGGGCGTATCAGGCGCTGGGTGGATTGGATGGCGTGGTGCTGGCGCACGGCGTGCTGGGAGACCAGGCGGAGTCGCAGGCCACGTGGACGGCGACGGAGGCGGTGCTGCGCACCAACTTCATGAGCGCCGTGTCGCTGCTGACGCCGCTGGCCAACCGGTTCGAGGCGCAGAAGGCGGGCACGCTGGTGGTCATCTCGTCGGTGGCGGGAGACCGGGGCCGGCAGAGCAACTACGTGTACGGCGCGTCGAAGGGTGCGCTGAACGTGTTCCTCCAGGGCCTGCGCAACCGCCTGGCGAAGTCCAACGTGGCGGTGGTGACGGTGAAGCCGGGCTTCGTGGACACACCGATGACGGCGCACCTGCCGAAGAACAAGCTGTTCGCGTCGCCGGAGAAGGTGGCGCGAGGACTCTTGCGCGCCGCGGACTCGCGCAAGAACGAGGTCTACGTCCCCGGCATCTGGGCGCTCATCATGCTCATCATCAAGAGCATCCCGGAATCCGTGTTCAAGAAGTTGAAGCTCTAGTTGTAGACGTCCGCTCGCAGCGGCGCGGCTTGTCAGGGGGCCTTGCTATCTCCACACTCGAGGCATGGCCTACGGCAAACGCGAAACAGAGGGCGTCGCAACCCTCGCCGACATCGAGGCTCTGCCTGAGGGCGTCGTGGGCGAGATCATCGATGGGACGTTGTATGTGCATGCCCAGCCAAGACCTGGGCATATGGACATCTTGGGGGGCTTGCATGCCGTGCTCTGGAGCCAGTTCCAGCAAGGGCGCAGTGGGCCCGGGGGCTGGTGGATTCAGGTAGAGCCCGGCATCGAGCTGGAAGACTCACCGGAGTTCATTCCAGACATCGCGGGGTGGCGGAAGGAGCGCATCGCACGGCTGCCAGCAACCTCATGGCGACTGGCTCCGGACTGGGCTTGCGAAATCCTCTCACCGTCGACGCGTGGGTATGACCAGCGCATCAAGCGCCCGTTCTACGCACGCATCGGCATCCGGCATCTGTGGTTCATCGACCTGGAGTCGCGCACGCTCACCGTGAGCGAGTTGCGCGAGGGCCGCTGGACCGAGCTGGGTGTGTACGGTGACGACGATGTCGTCCGTGCCGCGCCGTTCGAGGAAGTCGAGCTGCGGCTCGGGGAACTCTGGCCTCTCGTGGAGCCGTCCGACGCCCGGTAGCTGCGCTGGCTTGTCAGGGGGCCTTGCTCTCTCCACACTCGAGGCATGGCCTACGGCAAACAGTCGCTGAACAGGGTTGCGACCCTCGCCGACATCGAGGCTCTGCCTGAGGGCGTCGTGGGCGAGATCATCGAGGGTGCGCTGTATACACATGCCCGCCCTGACGGCGGACATGTCTATCTGGGATTGAGATTGTTTGGCGAGCTGGATGGTCCGTTCCAGCTCGGCAACCCCGGTCCTGGCGGCTGGTGGCTCATGGTCGAGCCCGGTGTGCGAGCAGCAGGCTCGCCCGAGTTCGTTCCAGACCTCGCGGGGTGGCGACGCGAACGTGTCGCCACGCTCCCGGAGCGGCAGTGGACCCTCCATCCCGACTGGGTCTGCGAAATCCTCTCGCCGTCGACTCGCGCCTATGACCTGAACATCAAGCGCCCGTTCTACGCGAGGCTCGGCATCCGCCACCTGTGGCTCATCGACATGGTCTCTCGCACGCTCACCGTGAGCGAGCTGCGCGATGGACAATGGGCCGAGCTGGGCGTCTACACCGACGGGGACTCCCTCATCCGAATCCCACCCTTCGAGGATGTCGAGCTGCGCTGGGGATGGCTCTGGCGCTCACTCCAGCACTCCGACTGAGCACGCCCCTCAGCGCGCCGCCGGGCGGAACCAGGTCGGCTCCGCGCGGATGGACGTCCCGCCGCTGAACATGCCCCCGCTGTAGAACGTGTCCTCGAAGAAGATGTACGGGTGGACGAGCTCCGGGCGACTGGCAGCCTCCAGTCGGGCCGCTTGTGCCGGCGGAAGCTCCACGTCCAGCGCGTGCAGGTTCGCCTCGAGCTGCTCCAGCTTCGTCGCGCCGATGATGGTCGACGCCACCCCGGGCCGCCGCGCCACCCATGCCAGCGCGACCTGCGCGGGAGACCGGTCCAGCTCTCGTGACACCTCCAGCAACGTGTCGACGATGCGCCAGTTCCGCTCCGTGAAGAGCTTCTCCAGACCCGGGTTTCCTCCTCCCTGGATGGCCGGAAGCCGACCCTCCCCCTTCGCCGTGAGCCCCTCTCGCGTGTACTTGCCCGACAACATCCCCGAGCCCAGCGGACTCCACGGCGTGATGCTCGCCCCGAGCTCCAGCGCGGCGGGGATGTGCTCGCGCTCGATGTTGCGCTCCAGCAGCGAGTACTCGAGTTGGAGCGCGACCACCCGCTCCCAACCCTGGCGCTCCGCCAACGTCTGCGCCCGTGCGAAGTACCAGGCCGGCACGTCCGACAGCCCGAGGTAGCGAATCTTCCCCGCGCTCACGAGGTCCGTCAGCGTCTGCATCACCTCCTCCAGCGGAGTGATGCCGTCCCACGCGTGCAGCCAGTAGAGGTCCACGTAGTCCGTCTTCAGCCGGCGCAGCGACGCCTCCAGCGCGCGATGGATGTTCTTGCGTCCATTGCCTCCCGCGTTCGGGTCCCCGGGAATCGTGTTGATGGTGAACTTCGTCGCGATGACGGCGCTGTCACGCCCGCCCTGCTTCGCGAAGTAGTCCCCGATGAACTCCTCGCTCGTCCCACCCGTGTACCCATCCGCCGTGTCGAGGAAGTTGCCACCCGCCTCCAGGTAGCGGGCCAGCAGCCTGTGCGCCGTCTCCTTGGGACTCCCCCACCCCCACTCCGTGCCGAACGTCATGGTCCCCAGCGCCAACGGGCTCACCCTCAGCCCCGAGCGCCCCAGCAGGTGATACCGGGCCAACGAGTCGATGCGCTTCGTCGTGTTCGTCGTCATGTGCGCCATCCGTGCCTCCGTGATGGACACAACATGCGCCGCGCACTCTCTTCGAGAAAGGGGCAGAATGTTCAAACACTGTTGAGGAGCCTTTAACAATGGCCCTGACGCCCCTGAATGAGCTGGCCGTGTTCATCGCCGTCGCCCGACACAAGAGCTTCACCCGCGCGGCGAAGGAGTTGGGGGTCTCCACCTCCGCCGTGAGCCACACCGTGCGACTCCTGGAGGAACGCGCGGGAGGAGCCCTGCTGTCTCGGACCACGCGCAGCGTGTCACTCACGGACATGGGGCAGCGATTGCTGGAGCGCGCCGGGCCTGGCCTGGAGGCGGCGCTCAGTGCGCTCGACCACCTGTCCGCAGATACCTCCGAGGTGACGGGCACACTGCGGCTCACCGTCCCCGTCACGTCCATCTCGACGGTGCTCGAGCCCGTCCTGCCCCGCTTCATCCAGGAGCACCCTCACGTCCGCGTGGAGGTGCGTGTCTCCGACCGGTTCGTGAACATCGTGCAGGAGGGCCTCGACGCCGGCATCCGCCTCACCGAGTCCGTCGAGCGCGACATGGTGCAGGTCCGCCTCACGCCGCCCTTCCGCTTCGTCATCGTCGGCTCGCCCGCGTACCTCAAGAAGCGAGGCACCCCGACGCGGCCCGAAGACCTGGAGCACCACGACTGCATCAGCTTCCGAGCCCCCACGACGGGACTGCTCTACCACTGGGAGTTGGAGCGAGGACGCCGCGAGCTGCGGGTCCCCGTGAAGGGACCGCTGGTCGCGGACCATGCCCAGTTCATGCTGCGCATGGCGATAGCCGGCGTGGGGCTGGCGTACCTCGCGGAGATTGAAGCCGAGCCCGCGTTGAGTTCGGGCGCGGTGAGAGCCGTGATGGAGGACTGGACGCCCTCCGTGCCCGGCTTGTTCCTCTACTACCCCCACCGCGCCCGCGCCTCACCGCCCCTGCGCGCCTTCATCAACCTGGCGCGCAAGCTCCTCCCGGTGAAGTAGACCCGTGCCGAGCCTCAGTAGAAGTCCGTGGGAGGAATCGCGAGCCCCGACAACTCCAGCAGATACAAACAGGCCTCACGAAACGCGCCCCCTTGGCCCTTATCGTCTGGAGACCAGACGAGATAGGCCTTGTAGCGGCCACGCTGAACACCCTCCAGCAGCCAGTCCGCGCCATCGAGATACTCGACGCCATACGGCGCGCTCGGCCTGCTCGAACGCGTCCAGAAAGAAAACGCCTGCAACTTGCGATGGAGCTCGTTCCATTCGCTCGGCAAGAGCAGACGGGAGCGCTGAGTCCTGGGTGCGTCCAGCCAGCTCGCATAGCCACCCAGATGCTCCGCGTGCAGCACATACACCGCCCCCCGCCGCTCCACGCGAATCATCAGAGGTGCACTGAAGGACGGGCTCCAGGTGAAGCGATAGACCTCGGAGTCCCATCCCGCGGGCCACAAGCCGCGCTCCCCCATGGTGTAGAGGATGGTGGAGAAGACACACCGCTTGAATCTGTCCGAGCGCAGGTCCGGCCGCCCCGCGACCAGGTCCATCTTGAAGGACACCGCCAGGGCACCCTCTGGGATGACCGAGGGCAAGGGCAATGGCCGCTCCGCCTTCGAGGTGCAGTACCGCCAGAAGGCCGCGTCGTAGTCCGCCCCCCAGGGAACAGACTGCCGGGCCGCACAGCCCCCCAGCACCCACGCGATGAAACACAGACGAACCCAGCTCGAACCCATGCACCAAGCCTGCCCATCCCACCGCACTGAATCCTCACGGAAGGCTCACGACTCCCGCACGCTCTCGTCGAGCGTCCCGTCGATGACCTTCTTCGCGATCCCGAACGAGAACCCCGCGCGTGCGAGCGCCGCCAGGTCCCGCTTGCGGTTCTCCTCGCGCGTCTCCAGGTTCTTGCGGAACGGGCCCAGCCGCTTCTTCCGCGCCCAGATGCGAGCCGCCTGCTCGTCGGAGACCTCCGCCGTCGCCTGCGCCAGCTTGCGCTGCACCAGCTCCGCGCCCACGCCCTTCATCCGCAGCTTCTGCGCAATCACCCGCGTGCTGCGGCCCGAAGCGCGCAGTGACTGCGCCTTCATCCCCGCATAGGCGTCATCGTTGATGAGCCCGTTGCGCACCAGCTTCTGCGTCAGCGCCTCAATCCACCCGAGCGCCTCCGCCTTGTCTCCCCCATGCTCCTTCACGGAGCGGTCCACGCGGCGCACGAGCACGCGCTTGAGCTGGCTCACCGTGGAGGCATAGCGCTTCAAGTAGTGCAGCGCCGCGTTCTCCAGGTAGCGGGGAGACACCTTCCGGGGTCGCTTCTGCTTCCTGAGGGGCCTGCTGTCCTGTCCGGTCCGGTCGTCTTCCACGAGGGCTCCTATCTACCAGGGGAGTCCGACACGGCCCCGTCCCAAGCGCACGCCCTCGCACATCCCACCCCACGAGCGGTCAACCCCACGCGACTCAGCGCGTTGTTTCGCCGGGCAAGCACCGTTTGGGCACTCCAGGGCTCGCTGGCTACGCTCGCTTTCCGCGAGAGGCCCTCATGACCAGCGCTGCCCCTGTCCCAGCCCCACTCGAGCCCCCGGCTCCCGTGACGTCCCCGCCCGCTCCCTCCACGCCGCAGGTGGAACCCTGGAGCCTCGCGCGGCGCTACGGCTTCCGCTTCGTCTTCGCCTTTTTGTTCCTGTACCACCTGCCGTTCCCTCCGAAGAGCTTCTGGCAGCCCCTCGAGGTCTGGTTGGCCAGGCATGTGTTCGGCCATGACCTGGTGGTCCCCACGGGCCCCAGTGGCAGCGGCGACAAGGCCGTGGACTACGCGCACCTGGCCTTCATGCTCACGCTCTCGTTCCTCGTCGCGGGGGTCTGGTCCTTCATCGACCGGCGCCGCACGGACTACGTGAAGGCCCACGACTTCCTGCGCGTCTACGTCCGCTACATCCTGGCCGTCTCCATGCTGTCCTATGGCTTCGCGAAGGTCATCAAGACCCAGTTCCCCTTCCCCAACCTGGAGCGGCTCACCCAGCCCCTGGGCGACCTGTCCCCCATGGGGCTGCTCTGGACCTTCATGGGCTACTCCCCGGGCTACAACCTCTTCACCGGAGGCGCGGAGGCCTTGGGAGGACTGCTGCTCTTCTTCCGACGAACCACGACGCTCGGCGCGCTCGTCGTCATCGGCGTCATGGTCAACGTCGTCGCGCTCAACTTCTTCTACGACGTCCCGGTCAAGCTCTACTCCTCCCTGCTCGTCTCGCTCGCGGTCTTCCTGCTGCTGCCCGACCTCCGCCGGCTCGCGGACGTGCTCGTCTTCAACCGGGCCACCCAGCCCACCGTGCTCGCCACGCCCTTCACCTTCTCCTCCCGAGTCACCTGGGCCCTTCGCGGCGTGAAGGCCGTCTTCATCGGCTGGATGCTCTACTCCAGCGTCAGCCAGAACCTGTCCATGTCCGAGAAGTGGGGCGACGCCGCGCCCCATCCCCCGCTGTATGGGTTCTACGACGTGGAGTCCTTCACGAGGGACGGGCAGGTCCTCCCGCCCCTCCTCGGTGACACCCACCGCTGGCGCGCCTTCATCGTG
Encoded here:
- a CDS encoding regulatory protein RecX — translated: MEDDRTGQDSRPLRKQKRPRKVSPRYLENAALHYLKRYASTVSQLKRVLVRRVDRSVKEHGGDKAEALGWIEALTQKLVRNGLINDDAYAGMKAQSLRASGRSTRVIAQKLRMKGVGAELVQRKLAQATAEVSDEQAARIWARKKRLGPFRKNLETREENRKRDLAALARAGFSFGIAKKVIDGTLDESVRES
- a CDS encoding Uma2 family endonuclease, which translates into the protein MGEIIEGALYTHARPDGGHVYLGLRLFGELDGPFQLGNPGPGGWWLMVEPGVRAAGSPEFVPDLAGWRRERVATLPERQWTLHPDWVCEILSPSTRAYDLNIKRPFYARLGIRHLWLIDMVSRTLTVSELRDGQWAELGVYTDGDSLIRIPPFEDVELRWGWLWRSLQHSD
- a CDS encoding aldo/keto reductase, with product MAHMTTNTTKRIDSLARYHLLGRSGLRVSPLALGTMTFGTEWGWGSPKETAHRLLARYLEAGGNFLDTADGYTGGTSEEFIGDYFAKQGGRDSAVIATKFTINTIPGDPNAGGNGRKNIHRALEASLRRLKTDYVDLYWLHAWDGITPLEEVMQTLTDLVSAGKIRYLGLSDVPAWYFARAQTLAERQGWERVVALQLEYSLLERNIEREHIPAALELGASITPWSPLGSGMLSGKYTREGLTAKGEGRLPAIQGGGNPGLEKLFTERNWRIVDTLLEVSRELDRSPAQVALAWVARRPGVASTIIGATKLEQLEANLHALDVELPPAQAARLEAASRPELVHPYIFFEDTFYSGGMFSGGTSIRAEPTWFRPAAR
- a CDS encoding LysR family transcriptional regulator — translated: MALTPLNELAVFIAVARHKSFTRAAKELGVSTSAVSHTVRLLEERAGGALLSRTTRSVSLTDMGQRLLERAGPGLEAALSALDHLSADTSEVTGTLRLTVPVTSISTVLEPVLPRFIQEHPHVRVEVRVSDRFVNIVQEGLDAGIRLTESVERDMVQVRLTPPFRFVIVGSPAYLKKRGTPTRPEDLEHHDCISFRAPTTGLLYHWELERGRRELRVPVKGPLVADHAQFMLRMAIAGVGLAYLAEIEAEPALSSGAVRAVMEDWTPSVPGLFLYYPHRARASPPLRAFINLARKLLPVK